The proteins below are encoded in one region of Mya arenaria isolate MELC-2E11 chromosome 15, ASM2691426v1:
- the LOC128218901 gene encoding uncharacterized protein LOC128218901, which yields MDKAEKQTTEERLGLSGELAKENSNVFQELDNSNACGDEIDNSDGHDDDNDEVDGEDEEGDKRNGNTADDTSTESEINYLNVAGECAKNSDEEHSESLNTLETVAVEKPKFCDACKYDDLLEIASGFCITCTEYLCQNCCRDHKKNKLTREHKMLKDGNMPKDASPFRAIRDLLKCKIHPENDVAYECVDHKQLICVSCLTGSHRKCDDIVDLGTSDNNCLAKAADLPLVSKLLNRLKICTQRNVETADRVNSQRYEIKQECEELMDKWKQHIETLGILLQTEAEAWAKREVKAAQESLSQCLKIKKDIDEHWDIVSVLTLHGSKREVAVVSKTLTEKMNMYMSKIVSIENRIPKQLFLRKTEPCNVLQSLGSVSHQIGDAPIETSVNAEGTEANVSEEADAPPWELMKRKVDSGKMYVVKTTTDAKTCSIVAIKNIPDGQIVVADQGNKKLKLLSRALDPLTEIKLPGVPSDMCCLGNEVFLCFPELKKISRYTVGPSVIQEPSSYATKRPPVSLSMFDEKRLMILFKSKATLGKSQSDDIAIEVRDGNCIKATLEHSENEDFNTIKEGQWVMRHDESLIILAENEKFSCYMVDEVDQCLRLKKRILAYISTKNKRLKKPRGLCQDPEKNCVYVCGEESNNVHKVLIRDLGYQYSRVIVKGVNKPLCSYVDKNRLIVGCQQDDFLRVYTFI from the coding sequence ATGGACAAAGCAGAAAAACAGACCACAGAAGAACGTTTAGGTTTGAGCGGCGAGCTAGCTAAAGAAAACAGTAATGTATTTCAAGAATTGGATAATTCGAATGCATGTGGCGACGAAATCGATAATTCGGATGGTCATGATGACGACAATGATGAGGTCGATGGTGAGGATGAAGAAGGTGACAAACGGAATGGCAATACTGCTGATGATACAAGTACAGAAAGTGAAATAAACTATCTAAATGTTGCtggggaatgtgcaaaaaattCAGATGAAGAACATAGCGAATCGCTGAATACTTTGGAGACTGTGGCCGTTGAGAAACCGAAGTTTTGTGATGCCTGTAAATATGATGACCTACTGGAAATTGCCTCAGGTTTCTGTATAACATGTACCGAATATCTCTGTCAGAATTGCTGCAGAGACCACAAGAAGAACAAGCTAACGAGAGAACATAAAATGCTAAAAGATGGCAACATGCCCAAGGATGCGTCTCCTTTCAGAGCTATACGAGACTTGTTGAAATGCAAAATACACCCAGAGAACGATGTTGCTTACGAATGTGTGGACCACAAACAGTTGATCTGTGTGTCTTGTCTAACAGGGAGCCATCGGAAATGCGACGACATAGTCGATCTTGGAACCAGCGACAATAACTGTCTCGCCAAGGCGGCTGATTTACCCCTCGTTAGTAAGTTGCTAAATAGGCTAAAAATCTGCACTCAGCGAAATGTGGAAACAGCCGACAGAGTTAATAGTCAGCGATATGAAATTAAGCAAGAGTGTGAGGAACTAATGGACAAATGGAAACAGCATATTGAAACGCTTGGAATTTTGCTTCAAACTGAGGCAGAGGCATGGGCCAAACGTGAAGTTAAAGCAGCACAAGAGAGTTTAAGTCAATGTTTGAAgattaaaaaagatattgaCGAACATTGGGACATAGTATCAGTTTTAACACTACATGGATCAAAGAGAGAAGTGGCAGTGGTATCCAAGACGCTTACTGAGAAAATGAACATGTACATGAGTAAAATAGTATCCATAGAAAACAGAATTCCAAAGCAGTTATTTCTGCGCAAGACAGAACCATGTAATGTGCTCCAGTCACTTGGCTCAGTGTCTCATCAAATAGGTGATGCTCCAATAGAGACAAGTGTTAATGCTGAAGGCACAGAGGCAAACGTGTCAGAAGAAGCGGATGCACCTCCATGGGAACTGATGAAGAGAAAGGTTGACAGTGGTAAAATGTATGTAGTGAAAACCACGACTGAtgcgaaaacatgttcaattgttgCTATAAAGAACATACCAGACGGACAAATTGTTGTTGCTGACCAAGGGAATAAAAAGTTGAAGCTGTTATCTAGAGCATTAGATCCACTCACAGAGATTAAACTTCCAGGTGTTCCATCCGACATGTGTTGCCTTGGAAACGAGGTGTTCCTCTGTTTTCCCGAATTGAAAAAGATTTCTAGGTACACAGTTGGCCCGTCTGTAATTCAAGAACCATCAAGCTACGCAACCAAAAGACCTCCAGTTAGTTTGTCAATGTTTGATGAAAAACGCCTGATGATTCTATTTAAATCGAAAGCCACTCTGGGTAAATCACAATCCGATGATATCGCCATAGAAGTAAGAGATGGCAATTGCATCAAAGCAACACTTGAACACTCTGAAAATGAAGATTTTAACACCATTAAAGAAGGTCAATGGGTCATGCGTCATGACGAGTCTTTAATTATCTTGGCAGAGAATGAGAAATTTTCTTGCTACATGGTTGATGAAGTTGACCAGTGTCTgcgtttaaaaaaaagaatccTTGCGTACATTTCAACCAAGAATAAAAGATTGAAGAAACCTAGAGGATTGTGCCAAGACCCGGAAAAAAATTGTGTGTACGTCTGTGGCGAGGAATCAAATAACGTCCACAAGGTTTTGATCCGGGATCTCGGATACCAGTATAGCCGCGTAATTGTGAAGGGCGTTAACAAACCGCTGTGTTCTTATGTGGACAAGAATAGGCTTATAGTAGGTTGTCAACAGGACGACTTCCTACGCGTGTACACGTTCATATAA
- the LOC128220388 gene encoding transcription intermediary factor 1-alpha-like → MDKAENQTTEERCGLSGELAKENSNVFQVMDTCSECCDESDNSDGHDDDNDEVDGEDDADGDEKGDKRNGNTADEISTEAEKNYLNVAGACAKTPDEENSESLNTLETVAVEKQRFCDACKYDDLLETASGFCIACTEYLCQNCCRDHKKNKLTREHKMLKNGNMPKDVSPFRAIRDLLKCNTHTENEVAYECVYHKQLICVSCLTGSHRKCDDIVDLGTSDKNCLAKAADFSLITKLLDRLKICTQRNVETADRVNSKRYEIKQECEELMDKWKQHIETLGNLLQTGAEACAKREVKASQESLSQCLKIKKDLDKHLDIVSVLTLHGSKIEVAVVSKTLTEKMNMYMSKIVSIENRIPKQLLLRMTEPSYVLQSLGSVSLQIGDAPIETRVKSPENICNAEGTEANVSGEAGVPPYETIKRKVDSGKMYVVKTATDAKTCSIVAMKSVFDGQIVVADQGNEKLKLLSIEH, encoded by the coding sequence ATGGACAAAGCAGAAAATCAGACCACAGAAGAACGTTGTGGTTTGAGCGGCGAGCTAGCTAAAGAAAACAGCAATGTATTTCAAGTAATGGATACTTGTAGTGAATGTTGTGACGAAAGCGATAATTCAGATGGTCATGATGACGACAATGATGAGGTCGATGGTGAGGATGATGCTGACGGCGATGAAAAAGGTGACAAACGGAATGGCAATACCGCTGATGAGATAAGTACAGAAGCGGAGAAAAACTATCTTAATGTTGCTGGGGCATGTGCTAAAACCCCAGATGAAGAAAATAGCGAATCGCTGAATACTTTGGAGACGGTGGCCGTTGAGAAACAGAGGTTTTGTGATGCCTGTAAATATGATGACCTACTTGAAACTGCCTCAGGCTTCTGTATAGCATGTACCGAATATCTCTGTCAAAATTGTTGCAGAGACCACAAGAAGAACAAGCTAACGAGAGAACataaaatgctaaaaaatgGCAACATGCCCAAGGATGTGTCTCCCTTCAGAGCTATACGAGACTTGCTGAAATGCAATACACACACAGAGAACGAGGTTGCCTATGAATGTGTGTACCACAAACAGTTGATCTGTGTGTCTTGTCTAACAGGGAGCCATCGGAAATGCGATGACATAGTCGATCTTGGAACCAGCGACAAGAACTGTCTCGCCAAGGCGGCTGATTTTTCCCTCATCACTAAGCTCCTCGATAGGCTGAAAATCTGCACTCAGCGAAATGTGGAAACAGCCGACAGAGTTAATAGTAAGCGATATGAAATTAAGCAAGAGTGTGAGGAACTAATGGACAAATGGAAACAGCATATTGAAACGCTTGGAAATTTGCTTCAAACTGGGGCAGAGGCATGTGCCAAACGTGAAGTTAAAGCATCACAAGAGAGTTTAAGTCAATGTTTGAAGATTAAAAAAGATCTTGATAAACATTTGGACATAGTATCAGTGTTAACACTTCATGGATCAAAGATAGAAGTGGCAGTGGTATCCAAGACGCTTACTGAGAAAATGAACATGTACATGAGTAAAATAGTATCCATAGAAAACAGAATTCCAAAGCAGTTACTTCTGCGCATGACAGAACCATCTTATGTGCTCCAGTCACTTGGCTCAGTGTCTCTTCAAATAGGTGATGCTCCAATAGAGACGCGTGTTAAATCCCCTGAAAACATCTGTAATGCTGAAGGCACAGAGGCAAACGTGTCAGGAGAAGCGGGTGTACCTCCATATGAAACGATAAAGAGAAAGGTTGACAGTGGTAAAATGTATGTAGTGAAAACCGCGACTGATGCAAAAACTTGTTCAATAGTTGCTATGAAGAGTGTATTTGACGGACAAATTGTTGTTGCTGACCAAGGGAATGAAAAGTTGAAGCTGCTATCTATAGAGCATTAG
- the LOC128218870 gene encoding uncharacterized protein LOC128218870 → MDEEEIQPSKEPSRLSSELANDNSNVLQVMDNLTEFGDENDDSDSPIDDDNEINDENDADGDEDGDTRNGDTADDTSTEAEINVAGACAKTPDEDTVETVNVEKKRFCDACKYDDLLETASGFCITCTEYLCQNCCRDHKKNKLTREHNMLKDGIMPKDVSPFRAIRDLLKCKTHPENEVAYECVDHKQLICVSCLTGSHRKCDDIVDLGTSDKNCLAKAADFSLVTKLLDRLKICTQRNVETADRVKSQRYEIKQECEELMDKWKQHIETLGILLQTEAEAWAKREVKASQERLSQCLNIKKNIDEHWDIVSVLTLHGSRKEVAVVSKTLTEKMNMYKSKIVSIENSIPKQLLLRKTEPCNVLQSLGSVSLQIGDAPIETNVKSPENICNAKGTEANVSEEANATPRELMKRKIDSGKMYEVKTTTDAKTCSIVAIKTVSDGQIVVADQGNEKLKLLSRALDPLTEIKLPGVPSDMCCLGNEVFLCFPELKKIYRYTVGPSVIQEPSSYATKRPPVSLSMFDEERLIILFRTKSTSDESQSDDVAIEVRDGNRINATLEHSEDEDFNTVKEGQWVMRYDESLIILAENEKISCYIVDEVEKWLLFKKRTRVYNSSKKRRLKKPRGLCQDPEGNCVYVCGEESNNVHEVLIRDIGCYSRVIVKGVNKPLCSYVETNRLIVGCQDDFLRVYTFI, encoded by the coding sequence ATGGACGAAGAAGAAATACAGCCCTCTAAAGAACCTAGTCGTTTGAGCAGCGAGCTAGCTAATGATAACAGTAATGTTTTACAAGTAATGGATAATCTAACTGAATTTGGCGACGAAAACGATGATTCGGATAGTCCTATTGACGACGATAATGAGatcaatgatgaaaatgatgctGACGGCGATGAAGACGGTGACACACGAAATGGCGATACTGCTGATGATACAAGTACAGAAGCTGAAATAAATGTTGCTGGGGCATGTGCAAAAACTCCAGATGAAGATACTGTTGAGACCGTGAACGTAGAGAAAAAGAGGTTTTGTGATGCCTGTAAATATGATGACTTACTGGAAACTGCCTCAGGTTTCTGTATAACATGTACCGAATACCTCTGTCAAAATTGCTGCAGAGACCACAAGAAGAATAAGCTAACGAGAGAACATAATATGCTTAAAGATGGCATCATGCCCAAAGATGTTTCTCCCTTCAGAGCTATACGAGACTTGTTGAAATGCAAAACACACCCAGAGAACGAGGTTGCTTACGAATGTGTGGACCACAAACAGTTGATCTGTGTGTCTTGTCTAACAGGGAGCCATCGGAAATGCGACGACATAGTCGATCTGGGAACCAGCGACAAAAACTGTCTCGCCAAGGCGGCTGATTTTTCCCTCGTCACTAAGCTCCTCGATAGGCTGAAAATCTGCACTCAGCGAAATGTGGAAACAGCCGACAGAGTTAAAAGTCAGCGATATGAAATTAAGCAAGAATGTGAGGAACTAATGGACAAATGGAAACAGCATATTGAAACGCTTGGAATTTTGCTTCAAACTGAGGCAGAGGCATGGGCCAAACGTGAAGTTAAAGCATCACAAGAGCGTTTAagtcaatgtttaaatattaaaaaaaatattgatgaacATTGGGATATAGTATCGGTGTTAACACTACATGGATCAAGGAAAGAGGTGGCAGTGGTGTCCAAGACGCTTACCGAGAAAATGAACATGTACAAGAGTAAAATAGTATCCATAGAAAACAGTATTCCAAAGCAGTTACTTCTGCGCAAGACAGAGCCATGTAATGTGCTCCAGTCACTTGGCTCAGTTTCTCTTCAAATAGGTGATGCTCCAATAGAGACAAATGTTAAATCACCTGAAAACATCTGTAATGCTAAAGGCACAGAGGCAAACGTGTCAGAAGAAGCAAATGCAACTCCAAGGGAACTGATGAAGAGAAAAATTGACAGTGGTAAAATGTATGAAGTGAAAACCACCACTGATGCAAAAACGTGTTCAATAGTTGCTATAAAGACTGTATCAGACGGACAAATTGTTGTTGCTGACCAAGGGAATGAAAAGTTGAAGCTGCTATCAAGAGCATTAGATCCACTCACAGAGATTAAACTTCCAGGTGTGCCATCTGATATGTGTTGCCTTGGAAACGAGGTATTCCTCTGTTTTCCCgaattaaaaaagatatataggTACACAGTTGGCCCGTCTGTAATTCAAGAACCATCAAGCTACGCAACTAAAAGGCCTCCTGTTAGTTTGTCAATGTTTGATGAAGAACGTCTGATTATTCTATTTAGAACGAAAAGCACTTCTGATGAATCACAATCCGATGATGTGGCCATAGAAGTAAGAGATGGCAATCGCATAAATGCAACACTTGAACACTCTGAGGATGAAGATTTCAACACCGTTAAAGAAGGTCAGTGGGTCATGCGTTATGACGAGTCTTTAATCATCTTGGcagaaaatgagaaaatttctTGCTACATAGTTGATGAAGTTGAAAAGTGgctcctttttaaaaaaagaacccGTGTGTACAATTCAAGCAAGAAAAGAAGATTAAAGAAACCTAGAGGATTGTGCCAAGACCCGGAAGGAAATTGCGTATACGTCTGTGGCGAGGAATCAAATAACGTTCACGAGGTTTTGATCCGGGACATCGGATGCTATAGCCGCGTAATTGTGAAGGGCGTAAACAAACCGCTGTGTTCCTACGTGGAGACGAATAGATTAATCGTGGGTTGTCAGGACGACTTCCTACGCGTGTACACGTTCATATAA